Proteins from a single region of Pseudomonas quebecensis:
- a CDS encoding DUF3182 family protein, translated as MTPMQRKKSVVAHSTRKGAPRHEVDTNRALARWLAQILGLKFGGSYDPQQHAGRDLYLLPTQTIVGPAQARALNIQGPDDLWGGYVEHDFICTKAITHGLLGPNAKAPDGWSPQFCEQVRDVVLDGLSVFALGDAREAATRLLYSGPIRLKPVHACAGRGQQVVRSLDELDTVLAHSQATAMFNDGVVLEQDLRNVVTHSVGQSFIGDYVLSYCGQQYLTQDGQGEEVYGGSDLLVVPGDYADLLALKLPDDVRLAVEQARVFDAAADQCYPGFYASRRNYDVAQGLDSEGQRRSGVLEQSWRMGGASSAEVAALQSFINHPGLQAIHVSSVETYQHQALPADAIEVYRGPAEHSEFLLKYVTVKSYDG; from the coding sequence ATGACCCCGATGCAACGGAAAAAAAGCGTGGTGGCGCATTCCACACGCAAAGGCGCGCCCCGGCATGAAGTCGACACCAACCGCGCCCTGGCCCGTTGGCTGGCGCAGATTCTGGGGCTCAAGTTCGGCGGCAGCTACGATCCGCAGCAACACGCGGGGCGTGATCTCTACCTGCTGCCCACGCAAACCATCGTCGGTCCGGCCCAGGCCCGTGCCTTGAATATCCAAGGCCCGGACGACCTGTGGGGCGGGTATGTGGAGCACGATTTCATCTGCACCAAAGCCATTACCCATGGCTTGCTCGGACCGAACGCCAAGGCACCGGATGGCTGGTCGCCGCAGTTCTGCGAGCAAGTGCGCGATGTAGTGCTCGATGGCCTCAGCGTATTCGCCCTGGGTGACGCGCGGGAGGCCGCCACGCGCCTGCTGTACAGCGGGCCGATCCGTCTGAAACCTGTGCACGCCTGCGCGGGGCGCGGACAGCAGGTCGTCCGTAGCCTGGACGAACTCGATACCGTGCTGGCGCACTCGCAGGCGACGGCGATGTTCAATGACGGTGTGGTGCTGGAGCAGGACCTGCGCAACGTGGTCACTCACAGCGTGGGTCAGAGTTTTATCGGCGATTACGTGCTCAGTTACTGCGGCCAGCAATACCTGACTCAAGACGGGCAGGGCGAAGAGGTCTACGGCGGCTCCGACCTGCTGGTGGTGCCGGGGGATTACGCCGACCTGCTGGCACTGAAGCTGCCCGACGACGTGCGCCTGGCCGTCGAGCAGGCCAGGGTCTTCGACGCCGCCGCCGACCAGTGCTATCCGGGGTTCTACGCATCGCGACGCAACTACGATGTCGCTCAGGGCCTGGACAGCGAGGGCCAGCGCCGCAGCGGCGTGCTCGAACAGTCCTGGCGCATGGGCGGTGCCAGCAGCGCCGAGGTTGCGGCGTTACAGAGTTTTATCAACCACCCGGGCCTGCAAGCCATTCATGTGTCCTCGGTGGAAACCTATCAGCACCAAGCGCTGCCGGCGGATGCCATCGAGGTGTACCGAGGCCCGGCGGAACACAGCGAATTTCTTCTCAAGTACGTAACGGTCAAATCTTATGACGGCTAG